Proteins encoded together in one Lachnospiraceae bacterium JLR.KK008 window:
- a CDS encoding zf-HC2 domain-containing protein, with amino-acid sequence MKRECNIVRDVLPLYLETMVNEDTAVFVGEHLENCTDCAAEFEHLKSGGQIGKSETPQRNNDINVITAVKKKIAKRIFKIVAAVCLVFVVLFSAIMLYTGISYSVKKDNISLSVKSDGRYTYIILETEAGKSLSFDSKTEDILNDQNEVCGRPITLYNLQYHNNFTQNTSSMSWGRPSNEEKQYLEVIVELENDTLQISNTE; translated from the coding sequence ATGAAAAGAGAATGTAATATTGTTCGTGATGTGTTGCCATTATACCTTGAAACTATGGTAAACGAAGATACAGCGGTATTTGTAGGGGAACATCTGGAAAATTGTACCGATTGTGCCGCAGAATTTGAACATTTGAAGTCGGGCGGGCAAATTGGTAAGTCAGAAACTCCTCAGAGAAACAATGACATAAATGTAATAACGGCGGTCAAAAAGAAAATCGCCAAAAGAATTTTTAAAATAGTGGCTGCTGTATGTCTTGTATTCGTAGTATTATTTAGTGCAATCATGCTTTATACCGGCATTAGTTACTCTGTGAAGAAGGACAATATTTCACTGTCAGTAAAATCTGACGGCAGGTATACCTATATTATCTTAGAAACCGAAGCCGGAAAATCTCTTTCTTTTGATTCTAAAACGGAAGATATTTTGAATGACCAAAACGAAGTATGCGGTCGGCCAATCACTCTGTATAATTTGCAATATCATAATAATTTTACACAAAATACCAGCTCCATGAGCTGGGGAAGACCTTCGAATGAGGAAAAACAATATCTGGAAGTGATCGTTGAACTGGAAAATGATACATTACAAATTTCCAACACTGAATAA
- a CDS encoding sigma-70 family RNA polymerase sigma factor yields MEFEQIYNTYFKSVYLYIRKLSGNEHVAEEITSETFLKVLKSIGDFRGECDMRVWICQIAKNTYFSYPKKRNKIASASETELQSIRSPNALIDEQIVIQDEAQRIRKILHTIPDPYKEIFMWRVFGELSFKEIGNLYDKTDNWACVTYHRARKMIQSRLEEINNEKRM; encoded by the coding sequence ATGGAATTTGAACAGATATACAACACTTATTTTAAATCGGTATACCTCTATATCCGAAAACTTTCCGGTAATGAACATGTTGCGGAGGAAATCACAAGTGAAACATTTTTAAAGGTACTGAAATCCATTGGGGATTTTCGTGGCGAATGTGATATGCGTGTATGGATTTGCCAAATTGCGAAAAATACATACTTTTCATACCCGAAAAAAAGAAACAAAATTGCAAGTGCCAGCGAAACAGAATTGCAGAGTATACGATCCCCAAATGCTCTTATAGATGAACAGATTGTAATACAGGACGAAGCTCAGCGAATAAGAAAAATTTTACATACAATTCCTGACCCTTACAAGGAAATTTTTATGTGGCGCGTGTTTGGAGAACTATCCTTTAAAGAAATAGGCAATCTATATGACAAGACAGATAATTGGGCCTGTGTTACATACCATCGGGCAAGAAAAATGATACAAAGCAGACTGGAGGAGATCAATAATGAAAAGAGAATGTAA